A window of the Citrus sinensis cultivar Valencia sweet orange chromosome 9, DVS_A1.0, whole genome shotgun sequence genome harbors these coding sequences:
- the LOC107174244 gene encoding G-type lectin S-receptor-like serine/threonine-protein kinase At4g27290 isoform X1 — protein sequence MPPDFLYYYYYYYYCVNRRKKSIITSTECFHVSSYLWKKEYEKILLVESIIKQMQGAKMLIIYCFLFYTIRTATARDTLNLGQSIRDGETLVSANESFELGFFSPGKSKSRYLGIWYKKIGNGTVIWVANRDAPLSDRSGALNISSQGNGTLILLNSTNGIVWSSNASRTRNPVAVLLESGNLVVKDGKDIDPDNFLWQSFDYPSHILIAGMKLGVNLVTGLNRFISSWKSTDDPAQDDYVYGIDPSGVPQAVFRKGSTIRYRAGSWNGLHWTGMPQLQPNPVYTFEYVSNENEVFYRFNLIKSSVPSMMVMNPLGDPQRLTWMEQTQKWAPFVPFSGLILDQCDNYALCGAYAVCNMNSNSAKCECLEGFVPKSPSEWDLLDKSDGCVRRTQLDCEHGDGFLKRESVKLPDTRFSLVDNKISLLECKELCSKNCSCTAYANADVRGGGSGCLLWFHDLIDMKELSESGQDLFVRMAASELDDIERKKPKKKKKVAIVITSVLLVTGVILLGGFVYLWKRRHRKQGKTDGSSKLDYNDRGNREEEMELPIFDWMAIANATENFSDKNKLGEGGFGPVYKGVLIEGQEIAVKRLSKSSGQGMEEFENEVLLIAKLQHRNLVKLIGCCTQRDERMLIYEYLPNKSLNDFIFDVNVSDVTRSKFLDWSKRCQIIGGIARGLLYLHQDSRLRIIHRDLKASNVLLDNEMNPKISDFGMARAFGIDQTEANTNRVVGTYGYMPPEYAIDGLFSVKSDVFSFGVLVLEIVCGKRNRGFYHADHHHNLLGHAWRLWIEERPVELINKSLGGSYSLSEVLRCIQVGLLCVQQRPEDRPNMSSVVLMLSGERSLPQPKQPGFFTERNPPESGSSSSKRSLLSTNEITISLIEGR from the exons ATGCCTCCTGATTTtctgtattattattattattattattattgcgtTAACAGAAGAAAAAAGTCAATAATTACCTCTACTGAATGCTTTCATGTTTCATCCTATTTATGGAAAAAGGAATATGAGAAAATACTGTTAGTAGAAAGCATAATCAAGCAGATGCAAGGCGCCAAAATGTTAATTATCTACTGTTTTCTGTTTTATACCATAAGAACCGCCACTGCACGAGACACCCTTAATCTTGGACAATCCATCCGAGATGGTGAGACATTAGTTTCAGCTAATGAAAGCTTTGAACTAGGATTTTTCAGTCCTGGGAAATCAAAGAGTCGGTACCTTGGAATATGGTACAAGAAAATAGGAAATGGGACAGTTATATGGGTTGCCAACAGAGATGCTCCACTTTCTGATCGCTCTGGAGCTTTAAATATCAGTAGCCAAGGAAATGGAACCCTCATCCTTCTGAATAGTACAAATGGCATTGTTTGGTCATCCAATGCATCGAGAACCCGGAATCCAGTTGCAGTGCTTTTGGAATCAGGAAATCTTGTTGTAAAAGATGGAAAGGATATTGACCCAGATAACTTTTTGTGGCAGAGCTTTGATTATCCATCCCATATCTTAATTGCAGGTATGAAACTTGGAGTAAACTTGGTTACTGGTCTGAACAGGTTCATATCATCCTGGAAGAGCACAGATGACCCTGCACAAGACGATTACGTATATGGGATAGATCCCAGTGGTGTTCCTCAAGCTGTGTTTAGGAAGGGGTCTACAATAAGATACAGAGCAGGTTCGTGGAATGGTCTTCACTGGACGGGGATGCCTCAACTGCAACCAAATCCAGTATATACGTTTGAGTATGTGTCGAATGAGAATGAGGTATTTTACAGGTTTAACCTCATTAAAAGTTCAGTACCTAGTATGATGGTGATGAATCCATTAGGGGATCCACAACGGTTGACATGGATGGAACAAACACAGAAATGGGCACCATTTGTGCCGTTCTCCGGATTGATCCTTGATCAGTGTGACAATTACGCACTATGTGGTGCATATGCTGTTTGTAACATGAATTCTAACTCAGCTAAATGTGAATGCTTGGAAGGGTTTGTACCCAAATCACCAAGTGAATGGGATCTTTTAGATAAGTCTGATGGGTGTGTTCGAAGGACTCAGTTAGATTGCGAACATGGAGATGGCTTTCTGAAGCGTGAATCAGTTAAATTGCCTGATACTCGTTTCTCTCTGGTTGATAACAAGATCAGCCTCTTGGAATGCAAGGAATTGTGTTCAAAGAATTGTTCTTGTACAGCATATGCTAATGCTGATGTCAGAGGAGGGGGAAGTGGGTGCTTACTCTGGTTTCATGACTTGATTGACATGAAAGAACTTTCAGAGAGTGGGCAAGACCTTTTTGTAAGGATGGCTGCTTCAGAACTAG ATgatattgagagaaaaaaacccaagaagaaaaagaaagtggcGATCGTAATCACATCTGTATTGTTAGTCACCGGAGTAATTTTATTAGGAGGGTTCGTGTATTTGTGGAAAAGGCGACACCGAAAGCAAG GGAAGACTGATGGTAGCAGTAAATTGGATTACAATGACAGAGGCAACCgagaagaagaaatggaaTTACCAATATTTGATTGGATGGCCATAGCTAATGCTACTGAAAACTTCTCAGACAAAAACAAGTTGGGGGAGGGTGGTTTTGGACCAGTTTACAAG GGAGTGCTTATAGAGGGGCAAGAAATTGCGGTTAAAAGACTTTCAAAAAGTTCCGGACAAGGAATGGAGGAGTTCGAAAATGAAGTCCTTTTGATTGCTAAACTTCAGCACCGAAATCTTGTGAAGCTTATCGGTTGTTGCACTCAAAGAGATGAAAGGATGTTAATTTATGAATACCTGCCCAACAAAAGCCTGAACGactttatttttg ATGTTAATGTTTCAGATGTTACAAGAAGCAAATTTCTGGATTGGAGCAAACGATGCCAAATCATTGGAGGAATTGCTCGTGGTCTTCTTTATCTTCATCAAGACTCTAGGCTGAGGATTATACACAGAGATCTAAAAGCCAGTAATGTTTTGTTAGATAATGAGATGAACCCTAAGATTTCAGACTTTGGCATGGCTAGGGCATTTGGGATAGACCAGACTGAGGCAAACACTAATAGAGTTGTTGGTACATA CGGTTATATGCCTCCTGAGTATGCAATAGATGGGCTATTCTCAGTGAAATCTGATGTTTTCAGCTTTGGTGTTTTGGTACTAGAGATAGTGTGTGGTAAGAGAAATAGAGGATTTTACCATGCAGATCACCACCACAATCTTCTTGGACAT GCCTGGCGGCTGTGGATAGAAGAGAGACCGGTAGAACTAATCAATAAATCACTAGGTGGCTCTTATTCTTTATCAGAAGTATTACGATGCATTCAGGTTGGTCTGTTATGTGTTCAACAACGGCCTGAAGACCGGCCAAACATGTCATCTGTGGTTCTAATGTTGAGTGGTGAAAGGTCACTGCCTCAACCGAAGCAGCCTGGATTTTTCACAGAGAGGAACCCACCCGAATCAGGGTCCTCATCAAGTAAGCGAAGCTTACTCTCAACCAATGAGATCACCATCTCATTAATAGAGGGTCGATAA
- the LOC107174244 gene encoding G-type lectin S-receptor-like serine/threonine-protein kinase At4g27290 isoform X3: MQGAKMLIIYCFLFYTIRTATARDTLNLGQSIRDGETLVSANESFELGFFSPGKSKSRYLGIWYKKIGNGTVIWVANRDAPLSDRSGALNISSQGNGTLILLNSTNGIVWSSNASRTRNPVAVLLESGNLVVKDGKDIDPDNFLWQSFDYPSHILIAGMKLGVNLVTGLNRFISSWKSTDDPAQDDYVYGIDPSGVPQAVFRKGSTIRYRAGSWNGLHWTGMPQLQPNPVYTFEYVSNENEVFYRFNLIKSSVPSMMVMNPLGDPQRLTWMEQTQKWAPFVPFSGLILDQCDNYALCGAYAVCNMNSNSAKCECLEGFVPKSPSEWDLLDKSDGCVRRTQLDCEHGDGFLKRESVKLPDTRFSLVDNKISLLECKELCSKNCSCTAYANADVRGGGSGCLLWFHDLIDMKELSESGQDLFVRMAASELDDIERKKPKKKKKVAIVITSVLLVTGVILLGGFVYLWKRRHRKQGKTDGSSKLDYNDRGNREEEMELPIFDWMAIANATENFSDKNKLGEGGFGPVYKGVLIEGQEIAVKRLSKSSGQGMEEFENEVLLIAKLQHRNLVKLIGCCTQRDERMLIYEYLPNKSLNDFIFDVNVSDVTRSKFLDWSKRCQIIGGIARGLLYLHQDSRLRIIHRDLKASNVLLDNEMNPKISDFGMARAFGIDQTEANTNRVVGTYGYMPPEYAIDGLFSVKSDVFSFGVLVLEIVCGKRNRGFYHADHHHNLLGHAWRLWIEERPVELINKSLGGSYSLSEVLRCIQVGLLCVQQRPEDRPNMSSVVLMLSGERSLPQPKQPGFFTERNPPESGSSSSKRSLLSTNEITISLIEGR, encoded by the exons ATGCAAGGCGCCAAAATGTTAATTATCTACTGTTTTCTGTTTTATACCATAAGAACCGCCACTGCACGAGACACCCTTAATCTTGGACAATCCATCCGAGATGGTGAGACATTAGTTTCAGCTAATGAAAGCTTTGAACTAGGATTTTTCAGTCCTGGGAAATCAAAGAGTCGGTACCTTGGAATATGGTACAAGAAAATAGGAAATGGGACAGTTATATGGGTTGCCAACAGAGATGCTCCACTTTCTGATCGCTCTGGAGCTTTAAATATCAGTAGCCAAGGAAATGGAACCCTCATCCTTCTGAATAGTACAAATGGCATTGTTTGGTCATCCAATGCATCGAGAACCCGGAATCCAGTTGCAGTGCTTTTGGAATCAGGAAATCTTGTTGTAAAAGATGGAAAGGATATTGACCCAGATAACTTTTTGTGGCAGAGCTTTGATTATCCATCCCATATCTTAATTGCAGGTATGAAACTTGGAGTAAACTTGGTTACTGGTCTGAACAGGTTCATATCATCCTGGAAGAGCACAGATGACCCTGCACAAGACGATTACGTATATGGGATAGATCCCAGTGGTGTTCCTCAAGCTGTGTTTAGGAAGGGGTCTACAATAAGATACAGAGCAGGTTCGTGGAATGGTCTTCACTGGACGGGGATGCCTCAACTGCAACCAAATCCAGTATATACGTTTGAGTATGTGTCGAATGAGAATGAGGTATTTTACAGGTTTAACCTCATTAAAAGTTCAGTACCTAGTATGATGGTGATGAATCCATTAGGGGATCCACAACGGTTGACATGGATGGAACAAACACAGAAATGGGCACCATTTGTGCCGTTCTCCGGATTGATCCTTGATCAGTGTGACAATTACGCACTATGTGGTGCATATGCTGTTTGTAACATGAATTCTAACTCAGCTAAATGTGAATGCTTGGAAGGGTTTGTACCCAAATCACCAAGTGAATGGGATCTTTTAGATAAGTCTGATGGGTGTGTTCGAAGGACTCAGTTAGATTGCGAACATGGAGATGGCTTTCTGAAGCGTGAATCAGTTAAATTGCCTGATACTCGTTTCTCTCTGGTTGATAACAAGATCAGCCTCTTGGAATGCAAGGAATTGTGTTCAAAGAATTGTTCTTGTACAGCATATGCTAATGCTGATGTCAGAGGAGGGGGAAGTGGGTGCTTACTCTGGTTTCATGACTTGATTGACATGAAAGAACTTTCAGAGAGTGGGCAAGACCTTTTTGTAAGGATGGCTGCTTCAGAACTAG ATgatattgagagaaaaaaacccaagaagaaaaagaaagtggcGATCGTAATCACATCTGTATTGTTAGTCACCGGAGTAATTTTATTAGGAGGGTTCGTGTATTTGTGGAAAAGGCGACACCGAAAGCAAG GGAAGACTGATGGTAGCAGTAAATTGGATTACAATGACAGAGGCAACCgagaagaagaaatggaaTTACCAATATTTGATTGGATGGCCATAGCTAATGCTACTGAAAACTTCTCAGACAAAAACAAGTTGGGGGAGGGTGGTTTTGGACCAGTTTACAAG GGAGTGCTTATAGAGGGGCAAGAAATTGCGGTTAAAAGACTTTCAAAAAGTTCCGGACAAGGAATGGAGGAGTTCGAAAATGAAGTCCTTTTGATTGCTAAACTTCAGCACCGAAATCTTGTGAAGCTTATCGGTTGTTGCACTCAAAGAGATGAAAGGATGTTAATTTATGAATACCTGCCCAACAAAAGCCTGAACGactttatttttg ATGTTAATGTTTCAGATGTTACAAGAAGCAAATTTCTGGATTGGAGCAAACGATGCCAAATCATTGGAGGAATTGCTCGTGGTCTTCTTTATCTTCATCAAGACTCTAGGCTGAGGATTATACACAGAGATCTAAAAGCCAGTAATGTTTTGTTAGATAATGAGATGAACCCTAAGATTTCAGACTTTGGCATGGCTAGGGCATTTGGGATAGACCAGACTGAGGCAAACACTAATAGAGTTGTTGGTACATA CGGTTATATGCCTCCTGAGTATGCAATAGATGGGCTATTCTCAGTGAAATCTGATGTTTTCAGCTTTGGTGTTTTGGTACTAGAGATAGTGTGTGGTAAGAGAAATAGAGGATTTTACCATGCAGATCACCACCACAATCTTCTTGGACAT GCCTGGCGGCTGTGGATAGAAGAGAGACCGGTAGAACTAATCAATAAATCACTAGGTGGCTCTTATTCTTTATCAGAAGTATTACGATGCATTCAGGTTGGTCTGTTATGTGTTCAACAACGGCCTGAAGACCGGCCAAACATGTCATCTGTGGTTCTAATGTTGAGTGGTGAAAGGTCACTGCCTCAACCGAAGCAGCCTGGATTTTTCACAGAGAGGAACCCACCCGAATCAGGGTCCTCATCAAGTAAGCGAAGCTTACTCTCAACCAATGAGATCACCATCTCATTAATAGAGGGTCGATAA
- the LOC107174244 gene encoding G-type lectin S-receptor-like serine/threonine-protein kinase At4g27290 isoform X2, giving the protein MPPDFLYYYYYYYYCVNRRKKSIITSTECFHVSSYLWKKEYEKILLVESIIKQMQGAKMLIIYCFLFYTIRTATARDTLNLGQSIRDGETLVSANESFELGFFSPGKSKSRYLGIWYKKIGNGTVIWVANRDAPLSDRSGALNISSQGNGTLILLNSTNGIVWSSNASRTRNPVAVLLESGNLVVKDGKDIDPDNFLWQSFDYPSHILIAGMKLGVNLVTGLNRFISSWKSTDDPAQDDYVYGIDPSGVPQAVFRKGSTIRYRAGSWNGLHWTGMPQLQPNPVYTFEYVSNENEVFYRFNLIKSSVPSMMVMNPLGDPQRLTWMEQTQKWAPFVPFSGLILDQCDNYALCGAYAVCNMNSNSAKCECLEGFVPKSPSEWDLLDKSDGCVRRTQLDCEHGDGFLKRESVKLPDTRFSLVDNKISLLECKELCSKNCSCTAYANADVRGGGSGCLLWFHDLIDMKELSESGQDLFVRMAASELDDIERKKPKKKKKVAIVITSVLLVTGVILLGGFVYLWKRRHRKQGKTDGSSKLDYNDRGNREEEMELPIFDWMAIANATENFSDKNKLGEGGFGPVYKGVLIEGQEIAVKRLSKSSGQGMEEFENEVLLIAKLQHRNLVKLIGCCTQRDERMLIYEYLPNKSLNDFIFDVTRSKFLDWSKRCQIIGGIARGLLYLHQDSRLRIIHRDLKASNVLLDNEMNPKISDFGMARAFGIDQTEANTNRVVGTYGYMPPEYAIDGLFSVKSDVFSFGVLVLEIVCGKRNRGFYHADHHHNLLGHAWRLWIEERPVELINKSLGGSYSLSEVLRCIQVGLLCVQQRPEDRPNMSSVVLMLSGERSLPQPKQPGFFTERNPPESGSSSSKRSLLSTNEITISLIEGR; this is encoded by the exons ATGCCTCCTGATTTtctgtattattattattattattattattgcgtTAACAGAAGAAAAAAGTCAATAATTACCTCTACTGAATGCTTTCATGTTTCATCCTATTTATGGAAAAAGGAATATGAGAAAATACTGTTAGTAGAAAGCATAATCAAGCAGATGCAAGGCGCCAAAATGTTAATTATCTACTGTTTTCTGTTTTATACCATAAGAACCGCCACTGCACGAGACACCCTTAATCTTGGACAATCCATCCGAGATGGTGAGACATTAGTTTCAGCTAATGAAAGCTTTGAACTAGGATTTTTCAGTCCTGGGAAATCAAAGAGTCGGTACCTTGGAATATGGTACAAGAAAATAGGAAATGGGACAGTTATATGGGTTGCCAACAGAGATGCTCCACTTTCTGATCGCTCTGGAGCTTTAAATATCAGTAGCCAAGGAAATGGAACCCTCATCCTTCTGAATAGTACAAATGGCATTGTTTGGTCATCCAATGCATCGAGAACCCGGAATCCAGTTGCAGTGCTTTTGGAATCAGGAAATCTTGTTGTAAAAGATGGAAAGGATATTGACCCAGATAACTTTTTGTGGCAGAGCTTTGATTATCCATCCCATATCTTAATTGCAGGTATGAAACTTGGAGTAAACTTGGTTACTGGTCTGAACAGGTTCATATCATCCTGGAAGAGCACAGATGACCCTGCACAAGACGATTACGTATATGGGATAGATCCCAGTGGTGTTCCTCAAGCTGTGTTTAGGAAGGGGTCTACAATAAGATACAGAGCAGGTTCGTGGAATGGTCTTCACTGGACGGGGATGCCTCAACTGCAACCAAATCCAGTATATACGTTTGAGTATGTGTCGAATGAGAATGAGGTATTTTACAGGTTTAACCTCATTAAAAGTTCAGTACCTAGTATGATGGTGATGAATCCATTAGGGGATCCACAACGGTTGACATGGATGGAACAAACACAGAAATGGGCACCATTTGTGCCGTTCTCCGGATTGATCCTTGATCAGTGTGACAATTACGCACTATGTGGTGCATATGCTGTTTGTAACATGAATTCTAACTCAGCTAAATGTGAATGCTTGGAAGGGTTTGTACCCAAATCACCAAGTGAATGGGATCTTTTAGATAAGTCTGATGGGTGTGTTCGAAGGACTCAGTTAGATTGCGAACATGGAGATGGCTTTCTGAAGCGTGAATCAGTTAAATTGCCTGATACTCGTTTCTCTCTGGTTGATAACAAGATCAGCCTCTTGGAATGCAAGGAATTGTGTTCAAAGAATTGTTCTTGTACAGCATATGCTAATGCTGATGTCAGAGGAGGGGGAAGTGGGTGCTTACTCTGGTTTCATGACTTGATTGACATGAAAGAACTTTCAGAGAGTGGGCAAGACCTTTTTGTAAGGATGGCTGCTTCAGAACTAG ATgatattgagagaaaaaaacccaagaagaaaaagaaagtggcGATCGTAATCACATCTGTATTGTTAGTCACCGGAGTAATTTTATTAGGAGGGTTCGTGTATTTGTGGAAAAGGCGACACCGAAAGCAAG GGAAGACTGATGGTAGCAGTAAATTGGATTACAATGACAGAGGCAACCgagaagaagaaatggaaTTACCAATATTTGATTGGATGGCCATAGCTAATGCTACTGAAAACTTCTCAGACAAAAACAAGTTGGGGGAGGGTGGTTTTGGACCAGTTTACAAG GGAGTGCTTATAGAGGGGCAAGAAATTGCGGTTAAAAGACTTTCAAAAAGTTCCGGACAAGGAATGGAGGAGTTCGAAAATGAAGTCCTTTTGATTGCTAAACTTCAGCACCGAAATCTTGTGAAGCTTATCGGTTGTTGCACTCAAAGAGATGAAAGGATGTTAATTTATGAATACCTGCCCAACAAAAGCCTGAACGactttatttttg ATGTTACAAGAAGCAAATTTCTGGATTGGAGCAAACGATGCCAAATCATTGGAGGAATTGCTCGTGGTCTTCTTTATCTTCATCAAGACTCTAGGCTGAGGATTATACACAGAGATCTAAAAGCCAGTAATGTTTTGTTAGATAATGAGATGAACCCTAAGATTTCAGACTTTGGCATGGCTAGGGCATTTGGGATAGACCAGACTGAGGCAAACACTAATAGAGTTGTTGGTACATA CGGTTATATGCCTCCTGAGTATGCAATAGATGGGCTATTCTCAGTGAAATCTGATGTTTTCAGCTTTGGTGTTTTGGTACTAGAGATAGTGTGTGGTAAGAGAAATAGAGGATTTTACCATGCAGATCACCACCACAATCTTCTTGGACAT GCCTGGCGGCTGTGGATAGAAGAGAGACCGGTAGAACTAATCAATAAATCACTAGGTGGCTCTTATTCTTTATCAGAAGTATTACGATGCATTCAGGTTGGTCTGTTATGTGTTCAACAACGGCCTGAAGACCGGCCAAACATGTCATCTGTGGTTCTAATGTTGAGTGGTGAAAGGTCACTGCCTCAACCGAAGCAGCCTGGATTTTTCACAGAGAGGAACCCACCCGAATCAGGGTCCTCATCAAGTAAGCGAAGCTTACTCTCAACCAATGAGATCACCATCTCATTAATAGAGGGTCGATAA